In the Colletotrichum lupini chromosome 1, complete sequence genome, one interval contains:
- a CDS encoding glucosidase II beta subunit-like protein — MRRFSLLLLATAQLCGARHPGFSIHDDLVAYPQYEIVFSESYILEHEAQALLDRTNPHSAYSAEFSTASDVSQNVREATDSDNGRSSEVFERYELMNTADLKYLCSIPILEPQTPENHTATELAKQEEARELAKASAHGWELLDELDGNCLYFMSGWWSYSFCYNREITQFHALPTVPNGQPPVRDPHTAEYVLGRVQKSPSQRQGQEQQHQQTTKSGDPPANTDLQIKGDQRYLVQKMEGGTVCDLTGRDRTIEVQYHCVPGMKGDRIGWIKEVTTCAYLMVVNTPRLCDDVAFLPPRATSANPISCQLILPSDDPAAQAEWHRRKTLEAAESMVGKQEGAAATDEEEAAELLKQAQQDPNVRDKAQKGVNVGGVIVGARNVLGDADEEGKPPTKLSPPRSYLPGRGHGPLVEIIASAKSKAEGGATEMLDDDELKKLDLSPELVEEMRAELERIAGDKGWKLEVVEQPGAQREIQGIVDHGSDGEDGEEAKGKRKKKVVEGEKKTQQKGQKQDKQDQQQEGSEEQFFKEEL; from the exons ATGCGCCGTTTCAGTCTACTTTTGCTGGCCACGGCTCAGCTTTGCGGGGCTCGTCATCCTGGCTTTAGTATACACGATGACCTCGTGGCATATCCTCAG TACGAGATAGTCTTTTCGGAATCCTACATACTAGAACACGAAGCGCAGGCGTTACTGGACCGCACAAACCCGCATTCTGCCTACTCGGCCGAGTTCTCGACAGCTTCCGACGTCTCCCAGAACGTCAGAGAGGCCACCGACTCCGACAATGGCCGTTCCTCTGAGGTCTTTGAGCGATACGAGCTCATGAACACGGCTGACTTGAAGTACCTCTGCTCGATACCCATCTTGGAGCCCCAAACTCCCGAGAACCACACGGCGACGGAGCTCGCGAAGCAGGAAGAGGCACGCGAGCTGGCAAAGGCCTCGGCGCATGGCTGGGAGCTGCTGGACGAGCTGGATGGGAACTGTCTGTACTTCATGTCCGGTTGGTGGAGCTACAGCTTCTGCTACAACCGCGAGATAACCCAGTTCCACGCCCTCCCGACGGTCCCCAACGGGCAGCCGCCCGTCCGCGACCCCCACACAGCCGAGTACGTCCTCGGCAGGGTACAGAAGTCGCCTAGCCAGCGACAAGGCCAGGAGCAGCAACACCAGCAGACGACAAAGTCGGGAGACCCTCCCGCGAACACGGATCTGCAGATTAAGGGCGACCAGCGGTATCTCGTGCAAAAGATGGAAGGCGGCACCGTCTGCGACCTGACGGGCCGCGACCGGACAATCGAGGTGCAGTACCACTGTGTGCCGGGCATGAAGGGAGACCGCATCGGTTGGATCAAGGAGGTCACCACATGCGCCTACCTCATGGTCGTCAATACGCCGCGCCTGTGCGACGACGTCGCCTTCCTCCCGCCGAGGGCCACGAGCGCGAACCCAATTAGCTGCCAGCTCATCCTCCCCTCCGACGACCCCGCCGCTCAGGCCGAGTGGCATCGTCGGAAGACGTTGGAAGCCGCGGAATCTATGGTTGGCAAGCAGGAGGGCGCTGCCGCAACGGATGAGGAAGAGGCGGCAGAACTCCTGAAGCAGGCCCAGCAAGACCCTAACGTCAGAGACAAGGCCCAAAAGGGCGTCAACGTGGGCGGCGTCATTGTTGGTGCGCGAAACGTGCTCGGCGATGCAGACGAGGAGGGCAAGCCACCGACGAAGCTCTCGCCGCCGCGCAGCTACCTGCCTGGACGCGGCCACGGCCCGCTGGTGGAAATCATTGCCAGCGCCAAGAGCAAAGCCGAGGGCGGTGCGACGGAGATGCTCGACGACGATGAGCTCAAGAAGCTGGATCTGAGTCCCGAGCTCGTCGAGGAGATGCGGGCTGAGCTGGAGCGGATCGCTGGCGACAAGGGATGGAAGCTCGAGGTGGTGGAGCAGCCGGGTGCGCAGAGAGAGATCCAGGGCATTGTTGACCACGGCTCTGACGGCGAGGATGGCGAGGAGGCCAAGggaaagaggaagaagaaggttGTGGAGGGGGAGAAGAAGACACAGCAAAAGGGTCAGAAGCAGGACAAGCAGGATCAACAGCAGGAGGGTAGCGAGGAGCAGTTCTTCAAGGAGGAGCTGTAG